CACGCGAGAGGTCGTCACCGACATCCGCGACGGCGGCGCGATGAAGTGTGGAATCGCCGTCGGCGAGGACGTCACCGAAGCGGACGCCCTCGCGGAACTCGAGGAATGCAAGGCGATGAGCGACCACACGGAGATCGGTGCGCAGGTCAGCGTCGACGAGCCGATCGTCCACGGCGAGGACAACGACGGCGAGACCGTCGCGCTGATCGACTGCGGCGCGAAGGGATCGATCGTCGACTCGCTGCTCGCCCGCGACGCGACCGTCCACGTTCTGCCCCACGACGCGAGCGTCGCCGACGTCGAGGCCGTCGACCCCGACGTCCTGTTCATCTCGAACGGTCCCGGCGACCCCGCGAACTACGAGGGATCGATCGCGCTCGTCGAGGCATTCGTCGAGGACACGCCCGTGGCCGGCATCTGTCTCGGACAGCAGATCGTCGCCGAAGCGCTCGGCGGCACCACCGAGAAGATGACGTTCGGTCACCGCGGCGTCAACCAGCCCGTCCTCGACCTCGAGTCGGGGCAGGTCGTCATGACGACCCAGAACCACGGCTACACCGTGGCCGACCC
The nucleotide sequence above comes from Halosolutus halophilus. Encoded proteins:
- the carA gene encoding glutamine-hydrolyzing carbamoyl-phosphate synthase small subunit — encoded protein: MTAAYVALEGGHVIEGRGRAPGTARGELVFTTAYTGYEESLTDPSYEEQVLTFSYPLIGNYGVREERFESDRVHPRAVLARELTEDVAEWLASEGVPAIDHLDTREVVTDIRDGGAMKCGIAVGEDVTEADALAELEECKAMSDHTEIGAQVSVDEPIVHGEDNDGETVALIDCGAKGSIVDSLLARDATVHVLPHDASVADVEAVDPDVLFISNGPGDPANYEGSIALVEAFVEDTPVAGICLGQQIVAEALGGTTEKMTFGHRGVNQPVLDLESGQVVMTTQNHGYTVADPGDHLEVTQINVNDDTPEGIDGIEYDVITRQYHPEANPGPEDTLDFFDDVLAMANGRSQRPVPADD